One window of Garciella nitratireducens DSM 15102 genomic DNA carries:
- the citD gene encoding citrate lyase acyl carrier protein, with protein MKIKKPAKSGTMESNDIYIMIQPKEHGGITLDLESIVMDQFGEKIKEVILETLKNLKVENVHVVAKDRGALDCTIRARVETAVKRAM; from the coding sequence ATGAAAATAAAAAAGCCTGCAAAGTCTGGGACTATGGAGTCCAATGATATTTATATTATGATTCAGCCAAAGGAACATGGGGGGATTACTCTTGATTTAGAAAGTATTGTTATGGATCAATTTGGGGAAAAAATTAAAGAAGTGATTTTAGAGACCTTAAAAAATCTTAAAGTAGAAAATGTACATGTAGTAGCTAAGGATAGAGGAGCTTTGGATTGTACCATTCGAGCTAGAGTAGAAACAGCAGTGAAAAGGGCAATGTAA
- a CDS encoding HpcH/HpaI aldolase/citrate lyase family protein yields the protein MESLRRSMLFMPGNNPGMLQNAGILGADSVILDLEDAVSINEKDAARILVRNAVKDIDFYGTEVVVRVNPLSTDFGLEDIKEIAPVKPDALMVTKATEEDVRTVSDILTRIEKEEGLEQKSIKIFPLIETAYGLEHIHTIIESSDRVIGILLGAEDLTADLGIKRTRDGEEIFYARSKVAAACKAHGIAAIDTPFSDMDDVEGFCRDVEKAKSLGLTGKAAINPRQVEPIHEIFAPSQEEITHAQRVIQAMEQAKKEGKGVFSLDGKMVDAPIIARAETTIKKAKLAGLL from the coding sequence ATGGAAAGTCTTAGAAGATCTATGTTGTTTATGCCAGGAAATAACCCTGGTATGTTACAAAATGCAGGAATTCTTGGAGCAGATAGCGTTATATTAGATTTGGAAGATGCAGTAAGTATTAATGAAAAAGATGCAGCAAGGATTTTAGTAAGAAATGCAGTAAAAGATATAGATTTTTATGGCACCGAAGTAGTAGTAAGAGTAAATCCTTTATCAACAGATTTTGGCTTAGAAGATATAAAAGAAATTGCACCAGTAAAGCCGGATGCTCTTATGGTCACAAAAGCTACGGAAGAAGATGTAAGAACGGTAAGTGACATACTAACCAGGATAGAAAAAGAAGAAGGATTAGAACAGAAAAGCATTAAAATTTTTCCTTTAATTGAAACTGCTTATGGACTGGAACATATTCATACGATTATCGAATCTTCTGATAGAGTCATAGGAATTTTATTAGGAGCAGAAGATTTAACAGCGGATCTTGGGATCAAAAGGACAAGGGATGGAGAAGAAATTTTTTATGCAAGGAGTAAGGTAGCTGCTGCTTGTAAAGCTCATGGAATTGCTGCAATTGACACACCGTTTTCTGATATGGATGATGTAGAAGGTTTTTGTAGAGACGTTGAAAAAGCAAAATCTCTAGGATTAACAGGAAAAGCTGCTATTAATCCAAGACAAGTAGAACCCATACATGAAATTTTTGCACCTTCTCAAGAGGAAATAACCCATGCTCAGAGAGTGATTCAGGCAATGGAACAAGCGAAAAAAGAAGGAAAAGGAGTATTTTCTTTAGATGGAAAGATGGTGGATGCACCAATTATTGCAAGAGCAGAAACTACAATAAAAAAAGCCAAGCTTGCAGGCTTGTTATAG